A genomic segment from Syntrophotalea acetylenivorans encodes:
- a CDS encoding 16S rRNA (uracil(1498)-N(3))-methyltransferase has product MHRFFVPPEVLTDVEVSLSGEVLHHLAVVLRLAPGEEILLLDGLGNLCRCRIRELKKKVGRATVLERWQETDTAFPIHLLQALPKGDKMDLILQKGTELGIGRFSPLFSCRSVAKLAPDRAEKRCQRWQRIVCEAARQSRRPLLPSVMEPCQLSDALAKCDEGLKLMLWEEGSQPLAEALPNKAPDSLALLVGPEGGFTAEEARLATLAGFQPVHLGPRIMRSETAGFAVTAVLQYRYGDLGSDTI; this is encoded by the coding sequence ATGCATCGTTTTTTTGTGCCGCCGGAGGTCTTGACTGATGTCGAGGTCTCCTTGTCCGGAGAAGTGCTGCACCACTTGGCAGTCGTGCTGAGGTTAGCCCCTGGCGAAGAAATCCTGTTATTAGATGGGCTCGGCAATCTTTGCCGGTGTCGTATCAGGGAATTAAAGAAAAAAGTTGGACGGGCGACCGTTTTGGAACGCTGGCAGGAAACGGACACTGCATTCCCTATCCATTTGTTGCAGGCCCTGCCAAAGGGTGACAAAATGGATTTGATTCTGCAAAAAGGCACGGAGCTGGGCATCGGCCGCTTTTCACCTCTGTTCAGCTGCCGCAGTGTTGCCAAACTCGCCCCGGACAGAGCAGAAAAACGCTGTCAACGGTGGCAACGTATCGTCTGCGAGGCCGCACGACAAAGCCGCAGACCGCTGTTGCCATCGGTGATGGAACCATGTCAACTAAGCGACGCTTTAGCCAAATGTGACGAGGGCCTGAAGCTGATGCTCTGGGAAGAAGGCAGCCAGCCTCTTGCTGAGGCCCTGCCGAACAAAGCTCCCGATTCACTGGCACTTCTGGTCGGCCCGGAGGGCGGATTTACTGCCGAAGAGGCCCGACTGGCAACCCTGGCCGGTTTTCAACCGGTACACCTTGGACCCCGTATTATGCGCAGCGAAACAGCTGGCTTTGCGGTGACGGCAGTTCTACAATACCGCTATGGTGACCTGGGTTCCGACACAATCTGA
- the prmA gene encoding 50S ribosomal protein L11 methyltransferase, whose translation MNSTWLEIIIPAPAFAVDLICHEMIELGSQGVTVEERQLDTFVMPDPDEHSPEHFHLKTYFPNADRAEQLKEQIAERLQALKTLMPNLPDIDIELHPICQQDWAEDWKQHFTTTRIGRRLVIKPTWEDFSAAPSDAVITLDPGMAFGTGTHDTTRLCLEALAQLFDQQPLQRVLDVGTGSGILAIAAAALGAQQVVACDIEPQSCLVAAENARLNGVDNRIQITDRALNELEDGFELVLANILAEENIRLAPELVSRLAPGGSLVLSGILVEKEQLVVDALRAFSLSGPNIYRTAEWSCLIYRKEA comes from the coding sequence ATGAATAGTACTTGGCTTGAAATAATTATTCCGGCCCCCGCTTTCGCGGTGGATCTGATTTGTCACGAAATGATCGAACTCGGTTCACAAGGAGTCACCGTAGAGGAACGGCAGCTCGATACCTTCGTTATGCCGGATCCTGACGAACACTCCCCTGAACACTTCCATCTGAAAACTTATTTCCCCAATGCAGACAGAGCGGAACAGCTTAAAGAGCAAATTGCTGAGCGGCTACAAGCCTTAAAAACATTAATGCCGAACCTGCCTGATATCGATATCGAGCTGCACCCCATCTGTCAGCAGGACTGGGCCGAAGACTGGAAGCAGCACTTCACAACAACCCGCATCGGGCGCCGACTGGTCATCAAACCGACCTGGGAGGACTTTTCCGCCGCCCCTTCGGATGCGGTGATCACTCTTGATCCCGGCATGGCCTTCGGTACAGGCACCCATGATACTACCCGGCTTTGTCTCGAAGCACTGGCCCAGCTTTTTGATCAACAACCGCTGCAACGGGTCCTTGACGTCGGCACGGGCTCTGGCATTCTAGCCATCGCAGCTGCCGCCCTTGGCGCCCAACAGGTAGTGGCTTGCGATATTGAACCCCAGTCCTGCCTGGTGGCTGCCGAAAATGCTCGCCTGAACGGTGTCGACAACAGGATACAGATTACCGACCGAGCTCTGAATGAATTGGAAGATGGCTTTGAGCTGGTGCTGGCCAACATTCTGGCCGAAGAAAATATCCGCCTGGCGCCGGAACTGGTCAGCCGACTGGCTCCCGGGGGCAGCCTGGTATTATCCGGCATTCTGGTAGAAAAGGAACAACTGGTGGTCGACGCCCTGCGAGCCTTTTCCCTGAGCGGACCGAACATTTACCGAACGGCGGAGTGGTCCTGCCTGATCTATCGGAAAGAAGCCTGA
- a CDS encoding pyruvate, water dikinase regulatory protein has translation MEEPQLIYLLSDATGETAEKIVNAALIQFRDKAVRVKRLSHVRDKNSIFKHLDEALKSRALVVYTMVNRELAQLVHDECEALGLPHLDLITPLLMKVSEFFGRSPKQTPGLLHDMDEDYFRRIEAVEFTVKHDDGQELRHLPHADIVLAGVSRTSKTPLSTYLAHRGWKVANVPLVKGIEPPVELMQVDPKRVAGLYIDPQRLAELRAARLRHLGQDARAAYSDLEEIEEELRFAKAFFRRNGWIMVDVSGKAVEETANEVLVKLKLK, from the coding sequence ATGGAGGAACCGCAACTGATTTACCTCCTATCCGATGCGACCGGAGAGACGGCGGAAAAGATTGTTAATGCCGCTCTTATTCAGTTTCGTGACAAGGCTGTCCGGGTCAAGCGCCTTAGCCATGTGCGGGATAAAAACAGTATTTTCAAGCATTTGGATGAGGCTCTCAAGAGCCGTGCTCTGGTGGTTTATACCATGGTCAATCGGGAATTGGCGCAACTGGTACACGACGAGTGCGAAGCACTGGGGTTGCCACATCTTGATTTGATTACACCATTGTTAATGAAGGTTTCCGAGTTTTTTGGTCGATCTCCCAAGCAAACCCCCGGTTTGCTGCACGACATGGATGAAGATTATTTCCGCCGTATTGAGGCGGTTGAATTTACCGTTAAGCACGACGATGGGCAGGAGCTGCGTCATTTGCCCCATGCCGATATCGTGCTGGCGGGGGTGTCACGAACCAGCAAGACTCCGCTCTCGACCTACTTGGCTCATCGCGGCTGGAAGGTGGCCAATGTGCCGCTGGTCAAGGGGATTGAACCACCGGTGGAATTGATGCAGGTCGACCCAAAGCGGGTGGCCGGACTCTATATTGATCCCCAGCGGTTAGCTGAATTGCGTGCTGCCAGGCTGCGACATCTCGGTCAGGATGCCCGGGCCGCGTATTCAGATTTGGAAGAAATTGAAGAAGAACTTCGGTTTGCTAAAGCGTTTTTCCGTCGTAACGGTTGGATT